ATACAGTCCTGAAGCGAACCTTCTGTTTCTACTCCTGCTTTTCGCACTTTTTTGATAGGAAACTGCTGCTCTTTCAGTTCTTCTTTTAGAAAGGGGGTAATTCGTTTCGGACAGGTAATGGAGATGTTGCTTGCTTCCTGGAAATCGGCCATTGTATCTATAAAATTATAATAAGTACAAATAAAAAAGGGACGCGCATTGCGTCCCTTTTCACTAAACTGTGGTAAAGCTATTAACTTTTTTCTACCAGTTCGATATCGAAGGTTAAATCTTTACCCGCAAGTGGATGATTGGCATCCAGCTTGACCTTTTCGTCGGTTACTTCCGTGATTTGTACCGGAATGGCTTTGCCATTCTCTTGCTGCTGCATCTGAAGCTGCATACCAACTTCAGGTTCAATGTTATCGGGCAGCTCGTCTATTGAAACTTCAAGTTCCAGATCATCACGGCGTTCGCCATATGCTTCATCGGTAGGAATTTCTACAGTGGTTGAATCACCAATTTCCATTCCTTCTACCGCTTTTTCAAACCCTGGAATAAGTTGACCTTTTCCCAGTGTGAATTCAAGCGGTTCTTCTCGTTCACGAGAGGTATCGAAAACCGAACCATCGTTAAGTTTTCCTGTGTAATGTACTTTTACGGTATCGCCTTCTTTAACTTTAGACAAAATATGTTCTTTTCTTTAGTGTTTTCCTTAAATGCGCCGCAATATAAGGTTTATTTAGCACAATTTTGAGTGCGAATGCTACCGGAAAATGCGAGTACTCAAGCGAGAAGCATTTTTTGTGGAATCAGGCACAATATTGAATTCAATGGCACCGAGAACAAGTCCGTTGGCTGTTGTCACGTCCACTACCCACGATCCCGGCCATATATTTCTTTTGAACGTATACCCGCGGTAACCGCCCTCTCTCCCTCCTGTGACCTCATAGTTGATAGTATCTGTAATATTCCATTGATCCTTTTCAGGGTCATACCACTTCCAGCGATGTTGAACAGTCTGGGATAAATCGGTGGGTGCAAATATGGAAGTGTAGATAAATACGGAGTCGGAATCGGAGTAATAA
This is a stretch of genomic DNA from Halalkalibaculum roseum. It encodes these proteins:
- a CDS encoding FKBP-type peptidyl-prolyl cis-trans isomerase; this encodes MSKVKEGDTVKVHYTGKLNDGSVFDTSREREEPLEFTLGKGQLIPGFEKAVEGMEIGDSTTVEIPTDEAYGERRDDLELEVSIDELPDNIEPEVGMQLQMQQQENGKAIPVQITEVTDEKVKLDANHPLAGKDLTFDIELVEKS